The bacterium nucleotide sequence TGAAGTCGCCTGCTTGCAGAGTCACTCCGGAGTCGACTTGAGCATGGACAAGACTCTGGAGCAGGCAAAAGAGGCACTAGGGATCAGTGAGAGCCAGTTGAGTCAGGTGCGCAGCGACTGCGAGGAAATCGAAGCCGCAATCGTCTGATTGACTAGCCCTGCCCTGGCGAGAAGCTCCCCGCGCGCCTATACGATTGGGCATTGGCGCGTGGAGGGGAATGATGAGTGAAGCGGGCATGCTATGGCGACGCTGTAGCAACTGCAAAAGCGAAATCGAGTTCTCGCAGACCTATTGGGTTTGCAGCGTCTCGACCTGCAACCGCAAGCGCACCGGCCTGGTGTTCTGTTCCACTTCGTGCTGGGACGCACATCTCCCACTGATGCGACACCGGGAAGCCTGGGCTCTCGAAGAACGCTCTCCATCCCGCGAAACTCATCTGCGTACCCAGAGTGAGGAGAAGTCCGCCCTCAAACCGGTCGCACGGGCCACGGACGCACAGGCCAGCAGAGGCGCCGAAAAACGGCCACCCAGGCGCATTCGCATCGGTGAATCACCGCAGACTGATCCTTCCAGTGCTGGAGAGTTTTCGCGCGAAATCCTGATCGTCGCCTCGAAGCTGAAGAAGTACGTGAAAGAACGCCACGGCATGAACACATCCGAGGCCGTGATGGACGTTCTCTCGGACAAACTGCGTGAGATCTGCGACAGAGCCGTTCGCAACGCGCGAGCCGACGAGCGCAAGACGCTCATGGACCGCGACTTCTGAACAAACGCCACCCGTGGGGGTGAGTTCTCGGCAGCCCGCCAGACAGGCTCCAGACTGGTAGACTCCAGCGTGTGAGCCGACCCAAGGAAATTCCCGCGTTGGTGGGCGATATCGGCGGCGCGGCCGCGGCCGGCTGGATTAGACTGCCCTTTCAGGCCCTTTTCATCATCTGGGCCTGATGGTACACGCTACCTGACAGCGTCTCGAATGGAGGAACTCCCGGTGCTCGACGATCTGCGAAATTGGGAACGCCGCGTCTACTCCCAATCTGGAGAAGACGGGGTGATCGAACGGATTTTCAGCGAGATCGGCGCCAGTAGCCGGTTCTTTGTCGAGTTCGGTGCAAAGGACGGCTTCAATCTCTCAAACACGGCCCTGCTTCGCATCCATCGCGGCTGGGACGGTCTCCTGATCGACCCGCGCGGACTACCCGGCTCCACGGTGGTTCGCGAAATGGTCACAGCCGAGAACATCAATGAAGTGTTCTCGCGACACGGCGTGCCCCGAGAATTCGATCTGCTCTCGATCGACATCGACAGCAACGAATACTGGGTGTGGAAAGCCCTTCGCGACCACACACCACGGCTGGTCGTGATCGAATACAACATCTTCCTGGATCCGCACGACACCGAGGTCGTACCCTACGATCCAGAGCGCTCCTGGGACGGTACGAACTACCACGGCGCGAGCCTTTCGGCGCTGCGAAAGCTGGGCGAAGAAAAGGGTTACGCTCTGATCCACACGGACAGCTACGCACCAAATGCGTTTTTCGCGCTTCGTTCGGCCCTACCCAGCGACTATGTCGAACCCAGCTTTGGAGAGGTGGCGGTCTGGGCAGGACTACCCGAACCTCCAGAATTGCACGATCGACCCTGGATCCGCGTCTGAAGGCTCTGCGCGAAACTCGAAGGAGGAATCTTGGCTGACGAGACCAGCAACATCGCCGTGTACATCGATCTAGAGAACGTCGCGATCGGTGTCTCCGACGCACGCCTGAAGTCCTTCGACGTCGACCTTGTATTCGCGCGACTCGTCGACAAGGGAAATCTGGTCGTTCGCAAGGCGTACGCGGACTGGGGTCGTTACGACGAATACAAGCGCCCCCTGCACGCAGCCGGGGTCGAATTGATAGACCTTCCGGGCAGCCGGATCACGGGCAAGAACAGCGCGGATATCAAGATGGTCGTTGATGCTCTCGAACTCAGCTATACGAAGCCACACATCGACACCTTTGCGCTGGTGACCGGAGACTCCGATTTCTATCCGCTCGTGGCGAAGCTGCGGGAGAACAACAAACACACGATGGCCGTCGGGGTAAAGAACTCTACGAGCCCTCTTTTGATCGACAGCTGCGACGAGTTCATCTTCTACGATGATCTGGTCCGAAAGCCAGCCAAGCGCAAGCGTGCGGGCCAGGCGCGCCTCGGCAAAGAGAAGCAGGAAGCTTTCGCACTGCTACTCGATGCAGTCGAAGCGCTCCAACGCGAAGACAAACACCTGTACAGTTCGCTGGTCAAGGAAACCATGAAGCGCAAGCAGCCGCAGTTCAACGAGGAGTACCATGGGTATCGCTCGTTCACGCGGTTGCTTGAAGACGCCGAAAAGAACCAGTTGGTAACCCTGCGACGCGACGAACGCAGCGGAACCCTGGTGATCGACGAAGTGCTGGAAGAATCTTCCTGACGGATCCTTCAGCTCGGGATCTCTGACGCCCAGAGGCCTCCAGAAAGCGATTCCGGGTAGTACGGAATGATCCCCCCTCGCGGTTCCCATGTGTATCATGGGCAATTCCGGGAGGGAAACTGCCTATGCGTGCGCTGATCAGATCCTGCTTCGGGGTCCTGTTGACTCCGATGCTCTTGTGGCTCGGCCTGTTCGTCATCGGAAACACGTCGCCGGCTCGAGCCCAGGGGTTTACGACCTTCGAAACGGGACCGGTTCGACCGGTCGCTCTCTCACCGGACGGGAATACCCTGTTCGTGACCAATATTCCCGACAACCGACTCGAGATATTCGACGTCGGGACCTTCGGGCTCGCGCACCGTGAATCGGTTCCCACAGGCTTGGAGCCGTGTTCGGTCGCCGCGCGCGACAACAACGAAGTCTGGGTGGTCAATCACCTGTCCGATAGCGTGAGCATCATCGACGTCACGAGTACCCCGGCCCGTGTCGTACGCACGCTGCTCGTCGGCGATGAACCACGCGATATCGTTTTTGCCGGTGCGGGGGGCAATCGGGCCTTCATCACGACATCCCATCGCGGCCAGCAGCGAGTGGACGCTTCGATCTCGACTGTTTCGGGTGCGGGCGATCCACAACTGACTACGCCTGGAATCTCGCGGGCCGATGTCTGGGTCTTCGATGCAACCGCTCTAGGCAGCGAGTTCGGCGGCAAACCGCTGAAGATCGTCGATCTCTTCACCGACACACCGCGTGCACTGGCCGTCAGCCCGGATGGCGGCACTGTGTATGCGGCGGGTTTTCACACGGGCAACCAGACGACGGTCGTCTCGGAAGGCGTCGTTTGCGATGGTTTCGCACCGTTCACACCGTGCACCGAGCCGGGCAGTAGCGTCGCAGCGCCGGGCGGCAACCCCGGTCCTTCGACCGACCACTCGTTTGCAGACGCACCCGAGACCGGATTGATCGTCAAACTCGATCCCAATTCCGGCGAATTCCGCGATGAGCTGGGCCGGGACTGGAGCGCGGCCGTGCTCTTCGATCTGCCCGATCGAGACGTGTTCGCAATCGATGCGAGCACACTTACGCAGGCCGGGAGTTTCTCGAGTGTCGGAACCATTCTGTTCAATATGATCGTCAATCCGGTCACCGGAAGCCTGTACGTATCGAACACCGAAGCGCGAAATGAAGTGCGCTTCGAAGGACCGGGCGTCTTCGGAGGCTCCACCGTGCAGGGTCATCTCGCAGAGACCAGGGTCACCGTGATTACGGATCCCAACGGCGCTTCTGCAGTCCTTCCCCGGCATTTGAACAGTCACATCAACTACAACCTCCTCGCTGCCGACATCGGCTTTGACCCCAACGCCAAGAATCACTCCCTGGCGACACCAACCGACATGGCCATCAGCGCCGACGGCGCGACTCTCTACGTTGCGGCCTTTGGATCGAGCAAGATCGGCGTGATCGCCACGGCGGCGCTGGAAGCGGGCAGCTTCAATCCTGTATTGGCGAGCCCCAGCTACATCTCCGTGACCGGTGGCGGTCCCAGCGGCATCGCCCTGGACGAAGCGCGTGGCCGCATGTACGTGCTGACGCGCTTCGACAACTCGCTTGCGATCATCAACCTGGGCACGGGTAGCGAAGTGGCCAATCTCCCGTTGCACAGTCCCGAGCCGGCCTACGTGATTTCGGGCCGGCCGTTCCTGTACGACGCCTTCGAGACCTCTGGCAACGGTGAAGCTTCGTGCTCCAGTTGTCACATCTTCGGTGACTTCGACAGCCTGGCCTGGGACCTGGGCAACCCGGACGACGACGTGAAGCCCAACCCGATATTCATCAATCTGCAGGCCGCACTGATTATCGCAGACCTGGTGCCGCCCGACATCAACGGTACGGGAGATATGAATATCTTCCATCCGATGAAGGGACCAATGACCACTCAAACTCTGCGCGGTCTGCAGAACTCAGGTGCCATGCACTGGCGTGGTGATCGCGCGGACCCGGGATTTGCTGTCGACCCGAATCACAGCTTCGTCAATTTCAACGTGGCGTTCCCGGGTCTCGTGGGTCGCGCTTCGACCATCGATCCCAACGATATGATCTTGTTTTCGCAGTTTGCGCGAGAGATCATCATGCCCCCGAACCCGGTTCGCGCGCTCGACAACTCACTGACGACCGATCAACAAAACGGCCGGGACTTCTATCTGGGGCCACGCCTATCGGATGGAGATCCGACGCTTCCCGGTTTCTCGGGATTCACCTGCGAGGGCTGTCACCAACTCGACGCCGTGCAAGGGCACTTCGGCACCAGTACGAATGACAGCTTTGATGGAGAGCCACAGATTCTGAAGATCCCGCACCTGCGAAACATGTACCAGAAAGTCGGCATGTTCGGCATGCCCGACATAGCCTTCCAGAATCCCCAGGCCTTGCCACACCAGGGCGATCAGATCCGCGGCTTCGGCTTCCTGCACGACGGCAGTGTCGCCAGTTTGTTCGACTTCTTTCAAGCCGTGCTCTTCAACGAGAATGGGTCTGTGGGATTTGACGGTGGCGATGCTCAACGACGCGACATGGAGGAGTACATGCTCGCCTTCGACACTGATCTGGCACCGATCGTGGGCCAGCAGATCACGCTTTCCGATCCCAACGATGCGGGCGTCGCTGCGCGCATCGACCTGCTCGAAGCCCGTGCAGCCGCCGCATTCGTTTCGAAGGAAGTCGGTGGCAGCGTCACCGAATGCGACCTGATTGCGAAGGCTTCGATCGCTGGCGCTACGCGAGGCTGGCTCTACGATTCGGGTGCGGGCAACTTCATCCCCGATTCGACCTCTGATCCGCTGCTCAGCGATCCAAACCTGCGGGCCCTCGCCGAAACGGCCGGACAGGAACTCACTTTCACCTGTGTTCCTCCGGGTATGGGTACACGAAGCGGCATCGATCGCGACGAGGATGCGCTTCTGGACGCCGACGATGCCTGTCCCAGCAATGGCAGTGGAGATCACAGCGATGCGGACTCCGATGGTCGCGGTGCGGTGTGTGACAACTGCGCGTTCCGCGCAAATTCGACCCAAACGGACGTCGGAGGTGTAGGCACGGGATCACTTGCCGACGGCATCGGAGACGAGTGTCAGTGCGGGCATCTTGCGGGGACGGGAGTCGTGAACGACACCGACATCGACACACTGCGCACTCACCTCGCAGACCCGTCCGGTAGTCCACTGGGAGCCGCAGCCGACCGCTGCTCGGTGACCGGCGGCTCGACCGACTGCGACATCCTGACGTTTGCGGTCTTGAAACGGGCAATCCAGGGCCTTGCACCGGGTGCGTCCCAGACATGTGCAGCCGCGGTATCGCTGTGATGGAACTCGGCCGACTCGGAGTCTGGTTCTTTACAGATGGCATGCCGGCGGCCCAGGCTGCGGAATTCGCCAGGAAGATTGAAGCACAGGGCTACTCCGCGCTCTGGTTGCCTGAAGCCATCGGACGCCATCCGTTCGCACACGCGGGTTTTCTGCTGGCGAATACAGAGCGATTGATCGTCGCGACCGGAATCGCGAACCTGTACGCACGCGACCCGGGCGCAATGGTCGCGGCGCAACGCACGCTCGCCGAACAGTCGGAAGGCCGCTTCCTGCTGGGCATCGGCGTGTCTCATCAGCCGATGGTCGAAAGCGTGCGCGGTCATAGCTACGGCAAACCGCTGTCGACGATGCGCGCATACCTGGAAGCGATGGAAAAGGCGATCTACGCCGGTCCGGCGCCAGCCGAAGAACCACCCACCGTGATTGCGGCACTGGGCCCGAAAATGCTGGCTTTGGCGGCGCAGAAGACACAGGGTGCGCATCCCTACTTCACGACTCCTGAACACACTGCACAGGCCCGCGAGATCATGGGAAGCGACGCCTGGCTATGTGTGGAGCAGAAGGTATTGCTCGAAACCGACCCAGAGAAAGCTCGAAACCTGGCGCGCAAGAACGCGGCCATCTACATCGGCCTGCCCAACTACCGCAACAACTGGAAGCGCCTGGGATTCGAGGAGTCCGACTTCGACTCCGGAGGAAGCGACCGCTTCATCGACGCAGTCGTCGCCTGGGGTAGCGAGAAACAGATCTCCGCACGGGTACAAGCCCATTTCGATGCGGGGGCCAGCCATGTTTGCGTCCAGCCGATCCACCCGCAAGGACTGCCCCTGCCGGATGATCGAGTGCTCGAAATCCTGGCCCCGGGCCGCTGAAGCAATCGCTGGAACGACTCGACACCAGGCCTCTTGACTGAAGGCCGTCGATCCGGCATTCCAGAGCGTCTTGTCGCCTTTGCGTCTCGAGATTCGCCGGATGGTCGCCCTCGCGGTCCCGGTTGCCGCTACCCAGCTCTCCGGCATGCTCATGGGGCTGATCGACACGCTGATGCTCGGACGAGTCAGTGTCGAAGCCCTGGGTGCGGCGTCGATCGCCAACGTGTGGCTCTGGGGCATGACCATGTTCGCAAATGGCGTGCTCTTCGGATTGGATCCGATTTTCTCGCAGGCGCACGGTGCGCGTGATCGCCAGCGCCTGGGCGTCGCCTTACAACGCGGACTGGTGCTGGCGGTCCTCATCAGCGTGCCTCTGATCTGGCTGGTGCTCCAGACCGGGAGCGTCCTGCTGCTTTTCGGACAGGATCCGGGACTCAGTGCGGACGCGCAGGCCTACTCACTCGCACGAATCCCGGGCCTGCCCTTCTACATGGTCTACAGCGTGCTGCGTCAATACCTCCAGGGCCGCGAACTCGTGCGCCCCGCCCTCTGGGTAATTCTGATTGCAAACGCCGTGAACATCTTCCTGAACTGGATTCTGATTTTCGGCCATCTGGGTTTCCCCGCGTACGGCCTGATCGGTGCGGGTGTCGCGACCTCCCTGACACAGGTCCTCAGTCTCGTGGGCCTCTACCTCTTCGTACGCGCATTCAGCCTGCACCGCGGCGCGTGGGTTGGCTGGAGCCGCAAGGCGGTTGATCCAAAAGGCCTCAGGGAAATCATCCGCCTGGGCTTCCCGATCGCGATCCAGGTTTCCCTCGAAATGTGGGCCTTCTCCCTGGGCACCTTGATCGCCGGAATGCTGGGACCGGTCCACCTGGTCGCGCACACCGTGGCGATCAATATGGCCTCGATCACCTTCATGCTACCTCTCGGTGTGGCACAGGCGGCCACAACCCGGGTGGGGAATCTGATCGGTGCAGGAAAGCCATTGGATGCACAGCGGGCCGCGTGGGTCTCGATGGCCATGGGTGCAGGTATCATGGCCGTGCTGGGTACAGTCATGGTCCTGCTTCGCGATTTCCTCCCGCGCCTCTATACCTCCGATCTGGAGGTCGTGATGCTCTGCGCGTCGGTATTGCCAATCGCCGCACTATTCCAGGTGTTCGACGGGGCACAGGTGGTGGCCTGTGGAGTCCTCCGCGGCATGGGAAGGGTGCGACCCGCGATGGTCTTCAACTTGATCAGCTACTGGTTGATCGGATTGCCGCTAGGTGGTTATCTTGCACTGCGCACCAACTGGGGCCTGGTCGGCCTGTGGTGGGGGCTATGCATCGGCCTGATCCTCGTGGCATCGTCGCTCGTGGTCTGGATACGTCTGCGCGGCCCCGCTTCGGAAAGCGGCGCAGTGGAGTTGACCTCTTGAATGTAGATCCCGAAGTCGACGCCTCTGACCCGCCGGGAATGCTGATCGGAATACTTGCCGGTGCCGCAATCGGTTTCGCAGCACAGGGCTCGCTGCCGATTCTGCTAGGTGCCGTCATCGATGGTCTCGGCATCAGTGAAGCAGCTGCGGGCCTACTCGCTTCGGTCGAGATCGGCATGGTGGCAGCGGTCTCGCTACTGGTCGCACCGCGTATCCATCGACTGCCCCGCCGACGACTCGCAATTGCCGGTGCGGTGATTGCATGTGTCGGCCAGGCCCTTTCGATTCGCGCGATGAGCTTCGAAGCTCTGCTGTTCGCTCGGTTGATTGCGGGCATCGGTGAAGGCGCGGCTTTCGCGACAGCCAACGCCTCGATTGCAGGGGCAGTGGATCCCGAACGCGTCTCCGCACGGCTGGCCCTGATCGGCGGCGCCGGCGCCGGAGTCCTACTGGCCGTTCTGCCCTATCTCATCGAACCCTTCGGATACGCTGGAGGCTTCGGCGTTCTACTCGTGGTAGGCCTGATTTGCCTGCCTTTGCTTCGTTTCCTACCCGACGCACCTGGTGGAGCGACGCGTGCACAGCACAGCCGCAAAACACATATGGGCTACGGCGTTGCACTCATGGTTGGTTTCTTCGCGCTCGCGCTCGGAGGCTCCGCCATGTGGGCATTCACGGAGCGGATCGGCATGCATGTGGGCCTGTCGCGCGACCAAATCGGTGGAGTGCTCGCAGTGACGATGATCTTCGGACTGCTGGGCGCCGGACTCGCCAGCTGGCTGGGCACGCGTCGCGGGCGCCTCGGCCCACTCACTCTGGGATTGATCGGAATCGCGCTGGCGACGCTCCTGCTAGGTGCTTCCCGCAACGCGTCGCTGTACTCGGGCATGCTGCTCTTGTGGACGTTCACATTCCTTTTCGCAATGCCCTACCTGATGGGAACCGCTGCGGAACTCGACAAAGAGGGGCGCTGGGCAGCAGCCACGATCGGCTTCTGGTCCGCAGGTAGCGCTGCGGGACCCGCGAGCGCCGGAACACTCCTGCTGACGGCGTCCTATCCCGCACTGGGCCTGCTCGTATCCGGTTGCTCGTTGCTCGCGCTCGGGCTCGTGCTCCCGGTTGCACTCAAAGTCCGTGGAACTGGATTTCACGCGAGCGACGCGTAGGTCGCCTCGATCAGATTCGCGGCGCGCGCATCGATGACGATGCTCGGCCCCATCTTGTTCATGACGTAGCCGAAGCCGATGCCCGTGTCGGGATCGGCGAAACCCAGCGAGCCCCCAGCTCCAGGATGCCCAAAGGCCCGTGGGTTGGGTCCAAAGCTCGTGTCGCGGGTTCCCTGGCTGAGCATGAAGCCCAGGCCGAAGCGCGTGGAAATCTGCAGCACTTCGTCGGGTCCGCGCGACTGCTCGGTGTGGCAGCGCTCGATGCTCTGCGGAGTCAATACGCGCACACCCTGTAGCTCGCCACCGTTGGCCAGCGCACCGTACACCCGCGCGAGAGAACGCGCTGTGCCGTGACCGTTGGCCGCCGGAATCTCTGCGCGCCGCCATTCCGCCGTATTGGGGCCGAGTGCCATCGAAGGCGGGTTCATGAACGCTCGTGCGAGCATGCCCTCGGGATCCATGAGCATTGCGGCACCGAGGTTGGGCCCATCGGCTTCCGGTTCGGGCATCGCCATGGCGCTCATTTCCGCGATGCGCTCGTGGTGTTCGTCGGGCGTGCCAATCATGAAGTCCAGACCCAGAGGCTCGGCGATTTCTTCGCGAAAATAGCGGCCTAGACTCCGGCCGGAGATGCGACGTACGACCTCGCCAACCAGCCAGCCAAAGCTCACAGCGTGATAGCCGTGCGCTTGACCCGGCTTCCACCAGGGTTCCTGCGCAGCCAGAGCCGAGACCATCGCATCCCAGTCATACAGAGCTTCGGGCGGTAGTAGTTCCTTGACCGCCGGAAGCCCTACGCGATGGCTGAGTAGCCAGCGAACCGGAAGATCTTGCTTGGTGTTCTGCGCGAATTCCGGCCAGTATTTCGAAACCGGTGCGTCGAGGTCGAGTTCTCCGCGATCGACCAACTGGT carries:
- a CDS encoding NYN domain-containing protein — encoded protein: MADETSNIAVYIDLENVAIGVSDARLKSFDVDLVFARLVDKGNLVVRKAYADWGRYDEYKRPLHAAGVELIDLPGSRITGKNSADIKMVVDALELSYTKPHIDTFALVTGDSDFYPLVAKLRENNKHTMAVGVKNSTSPLLIDSCDEFIFYDDLVRKPAKRKRAGQARLGKEKQEAFALLLDAVEALQREDKHLYSSLVKETMKRKQPQFNEEYHGYRSFTRLLEDAEKNQLVTLRRDERSGTLVIDEVLEESS
- a CDS encoding TIGR03620 family F420-dependent LLM class oxidoreductase; translation: MELGRLGVWFFTDGMPAAQAAEFARKIEAQGYSALWLPEAIGRHPFAHAGFLLANTERLIVATGIANLYARDPGAMVAAQRTLAEQSEGRFLLGIGVSHQPMVESVRGHSYGKPLSTMRAYLEAMEKAIYAGPAPAEEPPTVIAALGPKMLALAAQKTQGAHPYFTTPEHTAQAREIMGSDAWLCVEQKVLLETDPEKARNLARKNAAIYIGLPNYRNNWKRLGFEESDFDSGGSDRFIDAVVAWGSEKQISARVQAHFDAGASHVCVQPIHPQGLPLPDDRVLEILAPGR
- a CDS encoding MATE family efflux transporter; amino-acid sequence: MVALAVPVAATQLSGMLMGLIDTLMLGRVSVEALGAASIANVWLWGMTMFANGVLFGLDPIFSQAHGARDRQRLGVALQRGLVLAVLISVPLIWLVLQTGSVLLLFGQDPGLSADAQAYSLARIPGLPFYMVYSVLRQYLQGRELVRPALWVILIANAVNIFLNWILIFGHLGFPAYGLIGAGVATSLTQVLSLVGLYLFVRAFSLHRGAWVGWSRKAVDPKGLREIIRLGFPIAIQVSLEMWAFSLGTLIAGMLGPVHLVAHTVAINMASITFMLPLGVAQAATTRVGNLIGAGKPLDAQRAAWVSMAMGAGIMAVLGTVMVLLRDFLPRLYTSDLEVVMLCASVLPIAALFQVFDGAQVVACGVLRGMGRVRPAMVFNLISYWLIGLPLGGYLALRTNWGLVGLWWGLCIGLILVASSLVVWIRLRGPASESGAVELTS
- a CDS encoding MFS transporter, which produces MNVDPEVDASDPPGMLIGILAGAAIGFAAQGSLPILLGAVIDGLGISEAAAGLLASVEIGMVAAVSLLVAPRIHRLPRRRLAIAGAVIACVGQALSIRAMSFEALLFARLIAGIGEGAAFATANASIAGAVDPERVSARLALIGGAGAGVLLAVLPYLIEPFGYAGGFGVLLVVGLICLPLLRFLPDAPGGATRAQHSRKTHMGYGVALMVGFFALALGGSAMWAFTERIGMHVGLSRDQIGGVLAVTMIFGLLGAGLASWLGTRRGRLGPLTLGLIGIALATLLLGASRNASLYSGMLLLWTFTFLFAMPYLMGTAAELDKEGRWAAATIGFWSAGSAAGPASAGTLLLTASYPALGLLVSGCSLLALGLVLPVALKVRGTGFHASDA
- a CDS encoding beta-lactamase family protein yields the protein MSQSLKINGHLEARFEPIKRVFEASLAAGEEVGAAVAITLHGEPVVDLWAGHSDQAKTREWQEDTIANVYSTTKGMTAICAHQLVDRGELDLDAPVSKYWPEFAQNTKQDLPVRWLLSHRVGLPAVKELLPPEALYDWDAMVSALAAQEPWWKPGQAHGYHAVSFGWLVGEVVRRISGRSLGRYFREEIAEPLGLDFMIGTPDEHHERIAEMSAMAMPEPEADGPNLGAAMLMDPEGMLARAFMNPPSMALGPNTAEWRRAEIPAANGHGTARSLARVYGALANGGELQGVRVLTPQSIERCHTEQSRGPDEVLQISTRFGLGFMLSQGTRDTSFGPNPRAFGHPGAGGSLGFADPDTGIGFGYVMNKMGPSIVIDARAANLIEATYASLA